Part of the Nitrospirota bacterium genome is shown below.
CTTGCCGTTCATCATCTTGGCAAGCGCAACCAGCTTGGAGTCCACCTCTTTTATCTTAGGGAAATCCTGCTCAACAATCCTCACTGTAACATTGGACATTTTCTGGATTTTGTGGAGTATATCAAGTCCGCGGCGCCCCCTCGCCCTTTTTAAAGAATCCGCTGAGTCTGCGATATGCTGAAGTTCCTGAAGGATAAACTGAGGCAGTATGAAAGTTCCGTCTATGAACCCTACCTCGCAGATGTCGGCAATGCGGCCGTCAATTATCACGCTCGTATCAATAATCTTTAGATTTTCCTCGCCAATGCCTCCCTTGAATACCTTGAAAATATCCGCCAGAACAAATCCCCTGCCTCTCCTTATGCCGACGAGCAGTCCGGTGTAGCCTAAAAGCGTGTTCAGTATAAGCGGTGCATAAATATTGTCCAGTCCGCTGTAGAAAATCCTTATCGGATAATAAAGCAGCCGCGCAAAGACAATGCCCAGCGACAGTCCTATTATTCCTCCAAACATTGAGCCAAAACCGAGTTTGCTTAAAAGAAATTCAAGGATAAGCCCGAGCGCGCCTATTCCGGCGCCAATGATGATGCCCTGATAAATTTGCCCTTCTTTAATCCCTAAAAGATACCCTCCTACTACAAATACAAGTAAAAATATAAGCCTTGAAATTATCATAACCCCTTCTTTCTGTTAAGAATATGCCTTGATGGTGACATATAACCTATGTCCACCCCTATTAATTAATAATAACACATCGCCCTCCCTTATGCGCCGGGCAGCAGCGTTAAATTCACTTAAATTGCTTACAGCCCTTTTATTTATCTCCTGAATGACATCTCCCTTTTTAAGCCCTGCGTCATCTGCCGCTCTGTCCGGGTCAACCCTGACAACTACAACACCCTTTTCATCCCGCGGCAGGCCTAATTGCTTGGCTATCTCAGGCGTAAGCTCTATGACGCTTAAACCTGCAATGCCGTTTTCTCCGGAAGGCATTTCATTTGATTTTTCCCCGGCGTCGGAGAACTCTTTTGGCAGTTCGGCAATAGTTGCGCTTAGCTGAATTGTTTTCCCTGCCCTCATAATCAGCAGTTTTATAGCGCTGCCGATATCACTTTGAGCCACCATATTTCTTAGAGACTCAACATCCCTTATTGTTTTACCGTTAAGCTCAAGGATTACATCACCCCGCCTTAAGCCTGCCTTTTCAGCAGGACTGTTTTTTGAGATATCGCTGACCAATGCGCCTTTAAAATCCTTAAGCCCAAACTGTTTGGCCAGTTCAGGCGTGACTTCCTGAATTGTAACACCGAGCCACCCCCTTACGACCTTGCCTTTTTTCACAAGATGCTCCATAACTGACTTTACCATGTTGCTCGGCACTGCAAAGCCTATGCCCTGATAACCGCCTGTCTTTGTAAAAATTGCCGTATTTATGCCGATAAGCTCTCCTTTAATGTTAACAAGGGGCCCGCCTGAATTGCCCGGATTTATCGCGGCATCGGTCTGGATAAAATCTTCATACTCTGCAATCCCCACGTTTGCCCTTCCAAGCGCGCTTATTATTCCCATGGTGACTGTGTGGCTCAAGCCGTATGGATTTCCGAATGCAAGGACAAACTCACCCACCTGAAGCTCATCAGAGTCGCCCCATTTTATCGCAGGCAGGTCTTTGGCAGATATGCTTAAAACCGCTATATCGCTCTTCGGGTCAGAACCTATAACTTTGCCCGTGTAGTCCTTCTTGTCAAATAGGGTGACCTTAATCTCGTCGGCTTTTTCAATTACATGATAGTTTGTTATTATGTAACCGTCAGATGAAACAATTACGCCGGAGCCGAGGCTCTGTTCCTTCCATTTTTTCGGCACGCGGAACGGTTCAAAAAAATCATTAAAAGGACTGTCAAAATCAAACATGCGCGGCAACGGCACGTTTCTCCTTATCGTCTTTGTGCTGGATATGTTCACAACCGCCGGACCGACGGACTTGACAATATCAGAAAATGCCGCGCTTTCCTTTGCAAGGTCGCCCGGAACCCTCGGGGCATAAACCCCGGGATAAGTGATTTTTTTAGGCAGGAATCTGCCCAGGTTGCTGCCGATTACAATACCTGACACTATGGCAATTACAACAAACAATATGATGGTTTTTTTCTGCATCTGATAATTATACATCTCATTATTTCATGTTGTCTACCCTGCCAAAAACCGTGATGGGTAAACCGTAATGCGTAATGGGTTAAAAAACACGCCTCACTCCTTACGTCTCACTATCTTTATGGGTTGTGTTAAACTATTCGTTATGAAATCCTTTGTTGTTGCAATTACAGGCGCAAGCGGCTCTGTTTACGGGTTAAGGGTTATTGAGGAACTGCTTAAAGCCGGGCATAAGGTTCATCTCATTATTTCCCGCACGGCATTTTTAATCATTAAAACCGAGACAGGGATTGATTTTTCCGGCAGGACAGAAACAGAGATAGAGAAAAGGGTACAAAGGCATTTTTCTTCAAAAAATATCAGGTACTATGGCGAACAAAACCTCTCTGCGCCAGTCTCAAGCGGCTCATTTATCACAGACGGCATGCTTGTCGTGCCCTGCTCCATGAAGACGCTTTCCGGCATTGCAAGCGGTTATGCTAATAATCTGATTGAACGGGCGGCGGATGTTGTATTGAAAGAAGGCAGAAGGCTTATCCTTGCGCCCAGAGAGATGCCCTTCAGCGCCATACACCTTGAGAATATGCTTAAGCTTGCCCGCCTCGGCGTAGGAATAGTCCCGCCAATCCCTGCCTTTTACCAAAAGCCCAAAAAACTCTCCGATATTGTAGATTTTGTGGCAGGGAAAATTCTTGACAGCTCCGGCATAAAGCATAACCTCTTTAAGAGATGGGGGTAAAAATTATGCTAATTAGCAAATCCGTCTATATTCTGCCTCAATATGAATCTATCCATTAACGGCACTGCAAAAGAATATTTGCCGTGCCTGTTTTTATATACAAGTCCGGCATTTGTCAGTGACAACAACATTTGATTGACGTGGCTGCTGCTGAAGGAATTCGTCAAGTGTTTCTTTGACTCTTCAACAACCTCTTGTACAGTAAATTCCTCCTGACAATTACTTAAACTTGCAATAACCGCCAGAAGTTCTCTTTGCCTGTCAGTTGCCTTTGCCCATCTGCCGGAGAAAAAATCTTTATCAAGTTTCATTATAATCTCTTCTATAGGAACGTGAGGATATTTCCCATCAGAGATTTTCTGAAGAAACACATCATAAACCTCTCTACATATAAACTGAATAAAATATGGATAACCGCCGGATTCTCTTATAATAAGTTCTATAGAATCATTATTAAACTTGATCGGACATTTCGCATCTTCAATTGGTTTAATAATGGCGTCTTTGCTTTCTGCACGATTTAACTTATCAAGAAAGACGACTCTGAACATTCTTTCCGAGAAGGTTCGGGCTTCCACCAGTTTTGGAAAAAGAGTCGGCAGGCCTGTTAATATCAGCATAAAGGGGATATTTTTTTTCTGGATTGATTGAAATACATCCAGCAAAAGCGAGAGAGGATACTGTTCCTTCTCTGCATGATCGGTCATTGTCTGAGCTTCGTCATATGCAAAAATTATCCCACGGGCATTGTATGGCTTAAGGCTTTTCCAGACAAGTTCAAAAATCCCCTTAAGTTTATCTGAAACCAAACCTGGAATTGATTTGAAAATATCAATTAACGTATTGTAGTTAAGTTTATGGTCAATGACTGATTTTCCGGCAGCAAAGCCCAATGCTGGTTTTTCCTCTCTCTTTATCGTAATATTTGACGTTACAACGGAAAGATCAGTAATAAGGCGCAATGCAATAGTTTCTTCACTGACACTTGCTGACTCGGATAAATCAGTGCCGACCCATAACCACTTACATTCTATTGCCAGCGGTTTAAACTTATCCAAAAGAACGGTTTTACCTACTCCCCGCAATCCTGTCAGCACCATATTATCAAGGATTGTCGTTTGCTCAAGGAGTTGGAGAAATTCATTTGTCTCTTTTTGGCGGCCGGCAAGGTATGGCGGCATATGGCCTGCCCCGGGTTTAAAAGGGTTTGTAAATGGCGGATTTTTCATATTTAGCCCTCCTAATACTATCGGCTTAATTTAGTCTTTAGACTAATTTTATAATATTAATTAAATTAAGTCAAGTGCATTATAGAATATAAATTTCCGCATACGAAAAATCCCCCCTTATATTAAAAATATTTATAGGCGCTATAAGGATATGTAAATTTTTCTGTAAATTTTTCTTGACACTAAGGGTTCACGGTATTATTCTTAGCAGCATGTTGGGCAAACGCCTTTTTGTTTTTATTAAGTCTTAAACATAATATTCCCTGCAGTTTTGTATAAAAGTTGCTTTATCTGTCATTCTCGCGAAAGCGGGAATCCATGCCGTCCCCCTTATCAATTACAGGGAAACACGTTTCTGCTTAAGCAAGTAACAGGGAATCTATATCAAAAAACCCTGGATTCCGTGTCAAGCACGGAATGACAGATTACGGTAACAAAATATCACAATAAAAATTAAGGGGGAAGGAAAATGAAAACAAGGGGATTAATTTATGGGCTATTGTTTAGTGTGATTTTGTTGTTTCCATCAATGGGGTTAGGCTCATGGGTCACTACTACTATTGATACCACTGGCGATGTCGGCGACTGGTCCGAGATAGCTATAGACTTATACAACAATGTGCATATTGCCTACAAGGATAGTACCAACCAAGACCTCAAATATGCAACAAACGCATCTGGTTCATGGAGTACTTATACAATAGACAGCACAGGGAATGTAGGGGATTATATTTCTATAGCTGTAGATTCAAATAATAAGGTGCATATCAGCTATCGGGATACTACTAATCAGGACCTTAAGTATGCAACAAATAGCAGTGGTTCATGGATTACATCCACCATTGATAGTACATATACTACTGGATGGGATACTTCCATAGCGATAGATTCAAACAACAAAGTACACATTAGCTATAAAAGTGAAACTAATGGTGATCTCAGATATGCAACAAATGTGTCTGGCTCATGGGTCACATCTACCATAGACGCAAATGGGTGGGATGGGGCATTTTCTTCAATAGGAATAGATTCTAATGACAAGGTGCATATTGCTTATTATGATCAGTCAAGCAATAAATTAGAATATGCAACGAATGTGTCTGGTTTATGGACTATTATTGCTATAGACTATGTAGGAGACGGATGGGCTGGTACGTGTTCTTTAGCAATAGATTCTAACGATAAGGTACACATTAGCTATTATAATTTAGATAGCGCCGATCTTAAATATGCAACAAATGTGTCTGGTTTATGGAGTACTTATACAATAGACAGCACAGGGAATGTAGGAGCCACTAATTCTATAGCTATAGATTTAAACAACAAGGTACACATAGTCCATCAGGATTCCACAAATATGATCAAATATATAACAAATGCATCTGGTTCTTGGGTCACTAATATCATTGACAGTGGGGGCTTAGGCTGGAATAGGAATTTAGCCTTAGACTTATATGACAATGTCCATATTAGTTATAAGGATACCATCACCAAAGATCTTAAGTATGCCACAAATGCCCCTTTATGCACAGACAGTGACAATGATGGATATTACGCTGAAGGTGGAGCATGTGGTCCTGTTGACTGTGATGATAATAATTCATCAGTCTTCCCCAGCGCAAATGATTCTCAATGCGACGGAATTGACAATAACTGCGATGGGCAGATAGATGAAGGCTATGTGCCGACACCAACAACATGCGGAATAGGCGCATGTCAGGCATCAGGCAATCTGATTTGCCAGAATGGTTCTATTGTTGACACCTGCACACCCAGCACACCGGGCACAGAAGGTCCATACGGCAATCCGACATGCAGTGACACAATTGACAATGACTGTGATGGGACAACTGATTCTGCTGACAGTAATTGTCAGGCAGTTGACCTTATTGAAACATCTGTAAGCAATCCGCCTGCAACTGCAACAATTGGAAGCAGTTTTCAGGTCAGTGATACTGTTAAAAATCAGGGCAATATTACATCAGGCGCATCTACAACACGTTATTATCTTTCTATAGATAAACGCAAGGATACTACAGATAAACGCTTGACTGGAAGTCGTGCAGTGCCAGCGCTGAATCCGGGCGCAACTTCACGCGGAAGGGTGAATGTAACTATACCAATTACCACGCCTGCGGGCACATATTATCTCTTAGCCTGCGCAGATGACACAAATACAGTGGCTGAGAGCAATGAGAGAAATAACTGTAAGGCATCCAGCACAACTGTGCAGGTTACGCCCTAATTGAATCATTTAAGAGGGGGAGAACATTGTCAAATGCTCTCCCCCTTTTTCATCGCGGCCGTGAATTAATCGCTTTGCCTATTCCGATTACTTAAACCCTAAAATTTTTCCTGCAACCGCATAATTATTATCAGCCTGCTGTTCAACGCGTACAATATCAATAATTGCCTGCAAAGATCTGAACTTAGTGGTTCCGGTATTCAGGACCACATTTAACAACTGGCTTAATGAGACAGGCTCTCCTGTCTCAAACAGGATGCCCGTATGGCTCAGATTTTTGCAAAACCCCTTAAATATTTTTTCCGTTCCATTAATGGTGCAGGTTACATCGGCATCAATCCTCATACGATTAAACTCCCGTCTGTCTTTATTCGGAGTTGACATGGTTACCCCCTTGTAGCAGTTTGTTAAAATGTATTTTAAAGTTTTTTTATTTCTTTTAGCAATGTATTTAAAAGTTCGCGTTCTTTTATCTTCCTGACTACCCTGCCGTGCTTAAAAAGGATGCCGACGCCCCTGCCCCCGGCAATACCCACGTCAGCCT
Proteins encoded:
- a CDS encoding PIN domain nuclease, yielding MIISRLIFLLVFVVGGYLLGIKEGQIYQGIIIGAGIGALGLILEFLLSKLGFGSMFGGIIGLSLGIVFARLLYYPIRIFYSGLDNIYAPLILNTLLGYTGLLVGIRRGRGFVLADIFKVFKGGIGEENLKIIDTSVIIDGRIADICEVGFIDGTFILPQFILQELQHIADSADSLKRARGRRGLDILHKIQKMSNVTVRIVEQDFPKIKEVDSKLVALAKMMNGKIITNDFNLNKVAELQGVSVLNINELANTLKPVVLPGETMNVFIIKEGKESNQGVAYLEDGTMVVIDNARRLINKNIDVTVTSVLQTTSGRMIFTKLKEDFDREELRMAKH
- a CDS encoding DegQ family serine endoprotease is translated as MQKKTIILFVVIAIVSGIVIGSNLGRFLPKKITYPGVYAPRVPGDLAKESAAFSDIVKSVGPAVVNISSTKTIRRNVPLPRMFDFDSPFNDFFEPFRVPKKWKEQSLGSGVIVSSDGYIITNYHVIEKADEIKVTLFDKKDYTGKVIGSDPKSDIAVLSISAKDLPAIKWGDSDELQVGEFVLAFGNPYGLSHTVTMGIISALGRANVGIAEYEDFIQTDAAINPGNSGGPLVNIKGELIGINTAIFTKTGGYQGIGFAVPSNMVKSVMEHLVKKGKVVRGWLGVTIQEVTPELAKQFGLKDFKGALVSDISKNSPAEKAGLRRGDVILELNGKTIRDVESLRNMVAQSDIGSAIKLLIMRAGKTIQLSATIAELPKEFSDAGEKSNEMPSGENGIAGLSVIELTPEIAKQLGLPRDEKGVVVVRVDPDRAADDAGLKKGDVIQEINKRAVSNLSEFNAAARRIREGDVLLLINRGGHRLYVTIKAYS
- a CDS encoding UbiX family flavin prenyltransferase, which codes for MKSFVVAITGASGSVYGLRVIEELLKAGHKVHLIISRTAFLIIKTETGIDFSGRTETEIEKRVQRHFSSKNIRYYGEQNLSAPVSSGSFITDGMLVVPCSMKTLSGIASGYANNLIERAADVVLKEGRRLILAPREMPFSAIHLENMLKLARLGVGIVPPIPAFYQKPKKLSDIVDFVAGKILDSSGIKHNLFKRWG
- a CDS encoding ATP-binding protein, encoding MPPYLAGRQKETNEFLQLLEQTTILDNMVLTGLRGVGKTVLLDKFKPLAIECKWLWVGTDLSESASVSEETIALRLITDLSVVTSNITIKREEKPALGFAAGKSVIDHKLNYNTLIDIFKSIPGLVSDKLKGIFELVWKSLKPYNARGIIFAYDEAQTMTDHAEKEQYPLSLLLDVFQSIQKKNIPFMLILTGLPTLFPKLVEARTFSERMFRVVFLDKLNRAESKDAIIKPIEDAKCPIKFNNDSIELIIRESGGYPYFIQFICREVYDVFLQKISDGKYPHVPIEEIIMKLDKDFFSGRWAKATDRQRELLAVIASLSNCQEEFTVQEVVEESKKHLTNSFSSSHVNQMLLSLTNAGLVYKNRHGKYSFAVPLMDRFILRQNIDGFAN
- a CDS encoding PilZ domain-containing protein, producing MSTPNKDRREFNRMRIDADVTCTINGTEKIFKGFCKNLSHTGILFETGEPVSLSQLLNVVLNTGTTKFRSLQAIIDIVRVEQQADNNYAVAGKILGFK